Below is a window of Desmonostoc muscorum LEGE 12446 DNA.
AATTGTTTCTGCCCAAATAATTTCTGTTCCTTCAGAAGAAATTTTTGCCAATGCTAAACGGACTTGGATATTGATTATGGGACTTTTGATTACTATCTTTGGGATCATAATTTTATTGATTAACTTCTTAATCAATAAAGCCGTAATTCAACGAATAAAAAGAATAGAAAAAATTGCACAAAAAGTCAGCACTGGTGACATGACTGCCGATTTTGAAGAGATATCTAATGATGAAATTGGTGGTTTAGCACAAGCATTTAATCGCATGAAAGCTAGTTTAAGAATAGCTATGGATATGCTTAATAATCAAAGCTAAAGAAGTATGGTAATTGGGTACATTTGCAATAGTTATAGGACTCCTATTTGATTTTTGCAATCTTAACACCTCTAGAGATATCGACCTCTGCATTGGTGAGGAAACTCAACGGACACTTCGTTCAAGTCGGCCGTTGCCCGCCCACACGAGTGTCATCCTTAATAGACCTCTTGCATAAATCAAAAATAAAGAACCCCACCCCGCATTTGCTAACGCAAACGCTCCCCTCCTCGCTTGCGGGGAGGGGTAAAACGTTTGTGGGACAACTGTTTGAGCTTAAGTTGACACCAATGATAGCTATGCGCCCCCACGTTCTATCTCACTAAAGCGAGACATGGTGTAATTACAGACTATTCTGGCGAAATTTCTCGATAAGCTTGCCGACACTGCTCGTAGTTGTCTGGTAAAATTTCGGCATTACCAAAACATAATTGCTCGTGAGTGGTAATTAAAGTTTCATAAGGCTGTATGGGACTCACAGACGATCGCAGTAATTGCAGATATTCTCCATCTGTACGGCTGAGTTTGTGGGGTGCAACGGTTTGCTGATGCAAATGCTGTAACATTGCTAAATAAAGACAACGGCAAGCTTCACGGTAGTTACCTTGACGATAAAATTGTTGCGATCGCTCCAATAAAACGGCAATGGATGATTCATCAGACCGATTTTTCACACCCCAATCAGTGAAATTGCTACCTCTACTCAGCCAAGAATATAGATAAGGGCTGAATTCTCGCCATAACCGCCAACCCACCCAAGCTACAAATAAACCTAATATCAGCCAAAACAGAAATTTCAGTAACTCACCTACCCAGGGGCTAATTGACCATCCACCGGGTAATTCTGGCAAAGCGCCTTCCAAGCGGTAAAACTGGTATTCCCACCATTCTCCTACTTGTTGTTGGAATTGAGAAAGCTGCCAATTCCAGCTAGTTTTTTCAAAAGCATCTGTGGACATAAGGGGGAGTGGGGAGTGGGGAGTGGGGAGTCAGGGAGATGAGGGAGTGGGGGAAGTGGGGGCGAGGGGCAAGTGTGGGGAGTATAAAAAAGCTTCCCACCTCTCCCACACTCTCAATGTTCCATACCCCATACTTTTCTACGAAAGGCTGCGCCAACGGCTTCTCGTACAGAAGCTACGCGTAGCTTGCTTACCCGCAGGGGTACGCTCAGTACAAGTGCCCAATGGCCTATTCTCTAACTGTTGACTCTTTTTTTATCATTATCCAGCCGATAAAGGCAAGTAGCGCACCGAATGCAAGAAATCCTACATCCCAAGCTAACTGATTTGGACCTGGTTTAACATGATGGATACCAAGAATTTGGTGGTCAATCAGTCCTTCAAGTAAGTCGAATAAGCCAGCACCAATCAGTATTGAACCAAAAAATGTCTGTGATGACCAAGGAACATCATCACGCCCTCCGGCACGCCATAGTAAGATGATTCCTACTACGGTTAATAGCCAATCGAAAGCATGGAATAAGCCGTCCCATACCATGTTCAAATCTTGATTGGCAACATTTGTCAGAGGTCGAATGTTGCTCAACATGTGATGCCACTGGAGTAACTGATGCAGTAGAATCCCATCAATAAACCCTCCAAGACCCAAACCAAGAACAATTCCCGCAATAATCAGGGGTGTCCGTCGGTTGAGGTTTGTACTCTTCGCCTCCATCGTCAACCTCATAGATCGGATTTTCACTAAAATAGAATTCTTTTGGCAACAATATCTTCTACCTTGAGGCAAGTACGCTGATTCGTTGAGGGTGGGGACTTCGGCGTTAGGTTAAAATTAATTAATCTTCAAATTTAATTTGCATACCGGCTTTGGCTGGGTCGAAATGTTCGGGAAAATGGGTATTGCGATCGCAGTCTGCTTTTTCCAGGTTCGCTCCTTTAAGATCAGCTTGGCGGAGATTAGCTGACATTAACAATGCTCCTCTAAGATCGGCATCTCTCAAATTAGCTTGACTCAAATCGGCAAAGCTCAAATCAGTTCCTCTTAAATTAGCACCGCTCAAATTAGCTTGACTCAAATCAGCATAGCTGAGGTCAGATCCTTTCAAATTAATACCTTGTAAGTCAGCATTACCTAATTCTGCTTTACTAAAATCTCGTTTTCCTGCTGCATACCTTTCGACAACAGTAGCAGCATTATTAATTGACTGTTGAGAATTTATTTCAGACATATAACAGCCTCACAGGCTATATCATTATTACTTTTAATAAGGATTACACCATAAAAAATGTCTAGTTAGACATTTGAGATCACAAATTTTTCAATACTTCTTGCTCAAGGAACTGGTATTGCCTAAGCAAATGCTTATGGAACAGTTTTGTCTGGTGGGTTATTGCTGAGAGTACAACACCAAAAATATAAAATGGTGCGTTATGGATATTAGTCCTAACGCACCCTTAGCTAAATATAATACATCAGTTCCTTCTGTTGTCGGATTGCTCTCCGTTCACAAAGGTCTTGGAGTGTGTATTTTTCCAATACACAGTTAGCAGCTTGACGTGCTTCCTGCCAAACTTCCTGAATTAGCTCACCTTCTACCGTAGTGGGAGGCGGTTCACAAGTAGAGACAACAGCTTCTGACCCTTCCATACAGGAAAAAGCATCTAGTACTGTGATTGTCCTGGGGTCTCGTGCCAAAACATAGCCACCTTTGGCTCCGCGTATACTTTTAATTAAACCTCCACGCCTTAATGTTGCCAGGAGTTGTTCTAAATAGCGGTTTGGTATGTCTTGTAATGCTGCTATCTCTCGAATTTGCAAGGCGTCACCGTTAGGGTAGCAAGTTGCCAACTCTAACAGGGCTAGAAGTGCGTATTCTGATTTGTTAGAGATTACCACAGGCGTAATATTTTAAACTCACACCTAAATATACAAAGTCACTGAGTCTATTTCCCTAAGCTATTGCTAAGAAAAACTTGACAATCAACTGATTGTTGACCGGCTAACTCCACTTTAAAGACTTTCAACCATAGAAACAATTACTTTTTTTTTTTAATTCCATAAATAAAAATGATTAATTAGTTGACAGTCGTTGTGAACTCAAAGGGACTGGGGGCTGGACAGTGGGCTAGAGGAAACATTCACCAATTCTGATTGCTGGTTTATTTTTCATTTCTGCAAGCCGCACACTCGTGACTTATAGTCATCAGTAGGCGCTCCATGTTGGGTTAAAATTACGATATAGCGAAAACCAAGCCAAACTGAACCACGACAACTAAAGATATAGGGTTCTACTAGGAAATAGATACTTTTGTATCGATCCTCTAGTAGGTAAAATCTTTAAGGTACAGAGGTTAAACATACTTAGATTTTTTAGGTACTTGTTTAAAAGTCGCCGTCGGTGCGCCGGAGACTATAAACGCCTGTGGAGAACTTGTAAGACCTGGAGTAATTCAGGCACAGATCGTTGAAACAGGAATCACGCGACTTCAAGTCGTGTGAGGTTCAAATATGGATAAAAGTAAACATTCCCAGACTAGCCGTGGTTGAGCGTAAGCGAGTAAGTATTTACGAGCTTGTTCTAGCTGCTCGATCGCCTTGGCTTGATGCCACTGCTGCCAGTAAAATTGCTGAAGATAATCAACTAACCACAGTTGTGCTTCTGTATCTAAATCTTTATCAATTTTCTTGGCTAACTCCAAAGCGTTGCGGTAAGATTTGGGGGCTTTTTTTAAATCTTCCAGTAATTCTCGGGGAATAGCTTGTAATTGCTCATAAGAAGCGATCGCACTTCCCGCACTCCCAGCTGCTATGCTCAATACTGCTTGATGTTGCAAAATTTCTTCATGACCTGTTTGTGTGAGTACAACAGCTAAAGACTGTGCATCTAAGCGATAAAAAGGAATGCGTTGACAGCGTGACACCAAAGTTGGCAACACAGACTCAGGTGTAGGTGCAATTAAAATTAACGTTGCTTGTCCTGGTTCTTCTAAAGTTTTAAGTAAAGCATTCGCCGCAGCTTCTGCCATTGTTTGGGCTTCTTCTAGCACTACCACATTCCTTGGTGCTTCTAAAGGTGGACGACTCAGAAATTCAGTAATTTCCCGAATTTGCTCTAGTCGAATTACAGGTGGTGCCTTACGCTTAAGTCCTTTCTCAGCTGCTTGTGCTGCTGTAAATCGTTGTCCTTGGTATTGATAGGTTGGTTGCACCCACAACAAAGCCGGGTGGTTACCTTGACGCAAACGGTTTTGTAAAGCTGTAGTGATTCCCATATCACTAGAAAATAGCAATTCTACAAAGCACCTAGCTGCTAAACTTCTACCTAAACCATCAGGCCCCACAAATAAATAAGCTGGAGCAACCCGGTTTTGTCTGACAGCTTGAGTGAGCAATTCTATGGCTTGTTGTTGTCCTACAAGTGGTGCAAATGGGGCATTGGTCATTAGTCAATTGTAATCTACGCAACAGCAGATGCAATATTATAGTTTTTGTGATTGTCAGGATGATTTTCTAAAATTTAATGGTGAATTTTTAGGTTTTAAGTTAATAAAAATCATCTTTTTTTTAGTTTATTTAGTTATCTAAAAAGTATCATTTTAGCTAATTTCAACTAGAAGCAGTTTTTATAAAGAAAAGCAAACATCGTCAAACAATTATTGCCAGCTTAGATAATCTAAATACATAAAGGATGAATAAAAAAGCTTAGATTATTAAATTATCGCCTGCTAACTATCTGCAAATTTTCACAAAGATTTGCAGTTAAATTATGTGGCTACTTTAAACATCCCTCAGGGCATCTAAATGTGAACTAGTCTGTTGAGCCAAAAGTGCAGCAGCTAAATATTAAAAAAATTGGGGATGATGGAATTACCACGATCGCCGATAAAAATACTTACACTTTCTACTGAATGGTTCTTCTACCTGATTTTCATTTAGTGAAAACTGCAAAACTAGGTGAAAAAATACTGAGTATTTTGGCATTTTTACAAGTAAAAACGGTGATAAAAAACCATAACACCGAAATCAAGATAAATCAATATTGCCAGAGGAGGCTGAGATGGAAATCTTCGATTACGTGATTCTAGGAGCCGGATTGGGTGGACTTTCCGCCGCAGCTTGTTTAACCCGACAAGGCTACCGAGTAGCAGTTTTAGAACAACATTATCTACCTGGTGGATGCTGTCACACCTTTGATTATGGAGAATACAGTTTTTGTGCCGACGTTCATTACATTTCTCAATGTGGTTCTGGTCAGACTATAGGCCAATTTCTCGACTATATTGGTCAAGATATACCCTTTAATAGCCTCGATCGTGACTGTATCGATCGCGTCATTACACCAGAGGTAGATTTTAAAATTCCTTTGGGGTGGGATAATCTGCGATCGCGTTTACTTTCCACATTTTCAGAAGAAGCTGGTGCTATTAACCTTTACTGCGATGAAATTCAGCGACTCCACCAAGAAATTCGCAACTTGGTACAGGAAGTACGCTGGTTCGATCGCAAATTATCTGATTGGTTGAAGTTACCAAAATATTTTAATTTATTTTGCAAGCGGAAGTGGACACTACAAGATTTGTATAACGATGTGAGATTATCACCTAAACTGCAAGCAGTGTTGGCGGGACAAAGTGGCGACTATGCGCTACCTCCAGAAGAAATTGCCCTACTCACCCATACTTCCCTCGTTTGGGACTACTCAGAAGGCGCTTACTATCCAAAACATCACTTTAAACACCTTGTTGACACTATTGCGGACGTAATTACCGCAGGTGGAGGTGTAATTAAGTATTCAAACCGAGTTCACCATATTCAAGTTAGCAACCACAGTGTTCATAGCGTACTTGCCGATGGAATCACTTATCGAGCCAGCAAAGCTTATATCAGCGACCTTGACCCCAAATTAACAGTAGAGTTAATGCACGATTCTGAGGCTTTGAGTCACAAAGAACGTCAACGCCTTACCCATTACGAATACTCAGCGAGTGCTTTTAATATTTACCTGGGTTTAGATAGCCGCTTCGATCCTCAACGCTACGGCATCGGTAACTGGAATACTTGGTATTATCCCACAGGCAACCTCAACAAAGAATACCAACAACAATTGCAGGGAGATCTCAGCCATCCGTGGATTTTCCTCTCGTGTCCAACGATGAAATCCAGCGAACCAGGGATGGCGCCAGAGGGACATCACATTTTAGAGATTGCTACCGTCTGTTCCTATGAACCATTTGAATATCTGCATAAAACCAACCCAAAAGCCTATAAAACCAGAAAGCGGGAAGTTTATCAGCAGATGATGACAAGTGTGCGAGATTTGATTCCAGATGTAGATAACTACGCCCGAATGAAAGTTTACGGTACACCCACCACCAGCGAATTTTATCTCGGACAACCCCAGGGTAATATTTATGGTGCAAAATTAGTGCCGAAACAAGTTGGTTTAAATCGTCTGGGATATGTGACGGAATTACCGAACCTGTTTTTGGTAGGGGCGAGTGCTGGGTATCCCAGTGTACCGGGTGTAATTGGTAATGGGATGGATGTAGTGGAACTGTTGACAGGGCGATCGCCACGTCAGAAACTTGAAATAACCCAGCCTTTGGTAGGAGTTGGGTGACTTTAAATAAGCATAAAGTTTAATGTCTTTGTCGAATAGCTTTATATGATTACAGCAGATTGCAAGTTAGTGAGGTACAGATAATCGTAGGGGCACAACATGTTGTGCCCCTACCCGTGTACTTCATTTACCTGAAATACGCTGTATCATCAGGACTTACGCACAAAGATTATCTATTGAGACTGGGTGTAGGGGTGTAAGGGTTTTCATTAGATAATGAAGCGGCCGCTAATGATTTAGAAGCGTTATTAATACCAATTCGCAATTTGTAATACTCGCCAAGGCGTGAGAAGCAAGCTACGCAATTTGTGAAATTCAGATTGTATCTAGGTTTCAAGGTTTAAATCTGTTGCCGAATTTTAGGGAATTGGTATAACTCCAGCAGAAGTGTCCGTCAGAAAATATCCTAAAAAAAGCCCCTGGTATTTCTACCAGAGGTGAAGCATATAATACCATTTCACTTGATGTTTGTCTGAGATGCCCCTGTTTGTGCCTCTGCCTAAGCAAGAGGCTAGAGTGTTCCTAAAATATTACACCAAAAAGTGATTAGGTATAAATATTAGCCAACATTTGCCAATAGCAACTCTCGTTTTGCTGATTTTTGGACTTTTACTTGAGAGTCATCGTCAACATCGATAACCGCTGTGTCTCCATCTATAATTTCACCAGATAGCATTGCTTCGGCGAGAGAATCTTCTAAAAGGCGCATAATTGCTCGGCGTAATGGTCTGGCACCATAGCTGGGGTTATAGCCTTCCTGTACCACACGTTCTTTGAAGCGATCGCTAACTTCTAAAATGATTCCTTTTTCCGTTAAGCGCTTAGCAACATCACGGAGCATAATTTCAGCAATTTGCTTGACTTCATCCTTAGAAAGCTGGGTGAAGACGATAATCTCATCGAGACGGTTGAGAAACTCAGGACGGAAGTAAGCCTTCATTTCTTCATTTACCAAGTTGCGAATGCGGTTGTAACTAGCGTCCGCTTGAGTGTCAAAATCAAAGCCTAAACCACTACCACCTTTTTCAATCACCTTGGAACCGATGTTAGAGGTCAAAATGATTAGCGTGTTCTTGAAGTCCACTTTCCGACCTTTGGCATCAGTAAGTTGACCGTCATCCAAGATTTGCAGCAGCATATTGAATACATCGGGGTGCGCTTTTTCGATTTCGTCGAAAAGCAGCACTGAGTATGGTTTGCGCCGCACTAATTCAGTTAGCTGTCCGCCTTCATCGTATCCTACATAACCAGGAGGCGAACCAATTAATTTGGAGACGGTGTGGCTTTCCATGTATTCGGACATATCTAAGCGAATCATCGCTTCTTCCGAACCAAAGAAATAAGCAGCCAAGGCTTTAGCCAATTCTGTTTTCCCAACGCCAGTGGGGCCAGAAAAGATAAAGCTAGCGATGGGACGATTGGGATTTTTTAAGCCGACGCGGGCGCGACGGATGGCACGAGATACAGATGTAACTGCTTGCTCTTGACCGATGAGCCGCTGGTGCAGAGTGTCTTCTAAGTGCAGCAGCAACTCTGATTCAGATTCAGTTAGTTTGTTGACTGGTACACCAGTCCAAGAAGCCACGATTTGGGCGATGTCTTCTTCGTCAACTACAGTAGCATTGACAGATTTATCGTTTTCTGATGTGCCAGCTTGGAGTTGGGCTGTGAGTTCCAATTCTTGGTCGCGCAGTTGTCCGGCTTTGTCAAAATCCTGGACTCTGACTGCTGCTTCTTTGGCTTTGGTAACGCCAGCGAGTTCGCGCTTGAGTTCTTTATTGGGAGAACTTTGAGAGTTCCGCAAACGAACGCGGGAGCCAGCTTCATCAATCAAGTCTATTGCTTTATCTGGCAAAAAGCGATCGCTAATATACCTGTCTGACAACTTGGCTGCTGCTACCACCGCCGCGTCAGAAATTGTGACTTTATGGTGCTGTTCATAAGCACCGCGCAAGCCGTAAAGAATTTGTACGGTTTCCTCTACTGATGGTTCACCGACCATAATCGGTTGGAAACGACGCTCTAAGGCAGCATCACGTTCGATATGCTTGCGATATTCATCGAGGGTGGTTGCGCCGATACACTGGAGTTCACCCCGTGCCAAAGCGGGTTTGAGGATGTTAGCTGCATCCAAACCGCCTTCTGTACCACCAGCGCCAACCAAGGTGTGAATTTCGTCAATCACCAAGATGATATTGCCCACAGAACGGACTTCTTCCACGACCTTTTTGATCCGTTCTTCAAAATCTCCACGGAAGCGAGTTCCAGCCACCAAAGACCCCATATCGAGGCTGATGACTTGCTTATCTTGTAAAGTTTCGGGAACATCCTGATTAACAATACGCTGAGCTAGACCTTCAGCGATCGCAGTTTTACCAACTCCTGGTTCCCCAATCAATACTGGGTTATTCTTAGTGCGGCGACCGAGAATTTGGACAGCACGCTCGATTTCCTTCTCACGACCGACTACAGGGTCAAGTTGGCCTGCTTGTGCTAATTTGGTCAGATTTCTGCCAAACTCTTCCATAGTTAGCGTTTGGGTGCGCTTTTGATTACCACCACCAGCGAAAGCCGGCGCATTTTCACCCAAACGGCGAATAATCGCACTGCGGACACTCTTGAAGTCAACCCCTAGATTTTGCAGTACTTTGGCGGCCACACCTTCGCCTGCCTCGGTTAATCCTAAGAGTAAGTGTTCAGTATTAATGTAATTCTGTCCCAAACTATGAGCTTCTTTAAACGATTGCTCAAAGAGGCTTTTTACCTTGGGAGTAAAAGGAATTTCTGGTGGTACAAAGCCAGAACCCCTGCCAATAATTTTTTCTACCTCGCGGCGTGCGTCTTTGAGAGTAACGCCTAATTCGGCCAGCACTTTAGCAGCAACCCCAGTTCCTTCTCCCATCAAACCCAGGAGAATTTGTTCAGTTCCTACGAAGTTGTGTCCCAGGCGACGTGCTTCCTCCTGAGCTAGCATAATTACTCTAATGGCTTCGGAAGTGAAGTGTTCAAACATAGCGGGTTCTTGCTCCCTTGCTGCTTCGACTTTGGGTGAGATAAAATTCACCCTCATCTAAAGATTTTTGTATTTTCTTAAGAACTAATGTAACTTTATTTAAATTTAACTGGCAGTGGTGAGAGCCGTAAGACCTCAGGTGTAGTTGCCGTCTGGGGCATTGGGAGTGCTGAGTGGGGGATGTGGGGGAGATGAGGGAGATGAGGGAGTGTGGGGAGTGAGGGAGAATAATAACTCCTAACTCAGCACTCATAACTCAGCACTCTCAATGCCCCTTTGTCAGATAAACTAAAAACTCAGGACTCAGCACTTGATACTCAGGACTCACGATGAGTGAAGCAATGGGCGGAAAAGATCAACAACATCCTCTTTATAACCGCGATCGTCCCCTTATTGATATCTTACTCGCTCAACAAGCGACAGAATATAATTTAGCAGAATTAGCTAGATTGCGAATTCGTTATCAAGGCTTTCCAGGGGCGAGAGACATTCAAAAAGATTTGGATAAAGTCTTGCAGCAGTGGGGTTTGACGGAAGCCCAGCTTTTTGAAAAAACTCGCCAACTACACGACTTGGGCGGTATTTATAAAAGTCGCGGCAAGAAAGATGAACAGGATTGGAATTAGGGCATGGGGCATTGGGCATTGTTTATTTCCCCCCCTGCCTCCCCTGCCTCCCCTGCTCCCTCATCCCCCACTCCCTACTGCCCACTCAGCACTGGAATGGCGATCGCCAATTCTGTGCCTTTGCCTAACTCAGATGTGACTGTGAGTTTGCCGCTATGTTTTTCTTCGATAATCTGTCGGGAAATTGCTAATCCTAAACCTGTGCCTTTGCCTACTGGTTTGGTAGTGAATAAGTAATCAAATAATTTTTGCTTGACGTTTTCCGATATTCCTAGTCCGTTGTCTTGAATGTGGATGAGGATATGATGCCGATCTTCAGACAGGGTAGTTTTTATTGTGATCCGATTGGGATTGTCTTTGATTTGTTGGAAACTACGCTCTTTATTAGCTTCTTCTAAGGCATCAATGGCGTTGGCGAGGATATTCATAAATACTTGGTTGAGTTGTCCAGGAAAGCATTCTATTTGAGGTAGAACGCCGTAATCTTTGACTACTTCGATTACGGGACGATGTTCATTGGCTTTTAATCTGTGTTTGAGGATGAGTAGTGTACTGTCAATGCCTTCATGAATATTAAAAGGAACTTGACGATCGCTATCTCCTCTAGAGAAGGTGCGGAGACTGGTGCTAATACCACGGATGCGATCGCTTCCTTCTTTTAGGGAGGAGATGAGTTTGGGCAAGTCTTCTTGGAGGTAGTCTAAATCAATTGTGGCGATCGCTTCCTCAATTTCTGCTCCTGGATGGGGAAAGGTTTGCTGATAAAGTTTGATTAATCCTAATAAATCTTGAATATAATTCTCAGCAGGTTTGAGGTTACCTGCAATAAAGTTAATTGG
It encodes the following:
- a CDS encoding DUF4129 domain-containing protein — encoded protein: MSTDAFEKTSWNWQLSQFQQQVGEWWEYQFYRLEGALPELPGGWSISPWVGELLKFLFWLILGLFVAWVGWRLWREFSPYLYSWLSRGSNFTDWGVKNRSDESSIAVLLERSQQFYRQGNYREACRCLYLAMLQHLHQQTVAPHKLSRTDGEYLQLLRSSVSPIQPYETLITTHEQLCFGNAEILPDNYEQCRQAYREISPE
- a CDS encoding DUF2243 domain-containing protein; translation: MEAKSTNLNRRTPLIIAGIVLGLGLGGFIDGILLHQLLQWHHMLSNIRPLTNVANQDLNMVWDGLFHAFDWLLTVVGIILLWRAGGRDDVPWSSQTFFGSILIGAGLFDLLEGLIDHQILGIHHVKPGPNQLAWDVGFLAFGALLAFIGWIMIKKESTVRE
- a CDS encoding pentapeptide repeat-containing protein, with translation MSEINSQQSINNAATVVERYAAGKRDFSKAELGNADLQGINLKGSDLSYADLSQANLSGANLRGTDLSFADLSQANLRDADLRGALLMSANLRQADLKGANLEKADCDRNTHFPEHFDPAKAGMQIKFED
- a CDS encoding RrF2 family transcriptional regulator, which codes for MVISNKSEYALLALLELATCYPNGDALQIREIAALQDIPNRYLEQLLATLRRGGLIKSIRGAKGGYVLARDPRTITVLDAFSCMEGSEAVVSTCEPPPTTVEGELIQEVWQEARQAANCVLEKYTLQDLCERRAIRQQKELMYYI
- a CDS encoding DNA polymerase III subunit delta' yields the protein MTNAPFAPLVGQQQAIELLTQAVRQNRVAPAYLFVGPDGLGRSLAARCFVELLFSSDMGITTALQNRLRQGNHPALLWVQPTYQYQGQRFTAAQAAEKGLKRKAPPVIRLEQIREITEFLSRPPLEAPRNVVVLEEAQTMAEAAANALLKTLEEPGQATLILIAPTPESVLPTLVSRCQRIPFYRLDAQSLAVVLTQTGHEEILQHQAVLSIAAGSAGSAIASYEQLQAIPRELLEDLKKAPKSYRNALELAKKIDKDLDTEAQLWLVDYLQQFYWQQWHQAKAIEQLEQARKYLLAYAQPRLVWECLLLSIFEPHTT
- a CDS encoding phytoene desaturase family protein; its protein translation is MEIFDYVILGAGLGGLSAAACLTRQGYRVAVLEQHYLPGGCCHTFDYGEYSFCADVHYISQCGSGQTIGQFLDYIGQDIPFNSLDRDCIDRVITPEVDFKIPLGWDNLRSRLLSTFSEEAGAINLYCDEIQRLHQEIRNLVQEVRWFDRKLSDWLKLPKYFNLFCKRKWTLQDLYNDVRLSPKLQAVLAGQSGDYALPPEEIALLTHTSLVWDYSEGAYYPKHHFKHLVDTIADVITAGGGVIKYSNRVHHIQVSNHSVHSVLADGITYRASKAYISDLDPKLTVELMHDSEALSHKERQRLTHYEYSASAFNIYLGLDSRFDPQRYGIGNWNTWYYPTGNLNKEYQQQLQGDLSHPWIFLSCPTMKSSEPGMAPEGHHILEIATVCSYEPFEYLHKTNPKAYKTRKREVYQQMMTSVRDLIPDVDNYARMKVYGTPTTSEFYLGQPQGNIYGAKLVPKQVGLNRLGYVTELPNLFLVGASAGYPSVPGVIGNGMDVVELLTGRSPRQKLEITQPLVGVG
- a CDS encoding ATP-dependent Clp protease ATP-binding subunit; its protein translation is MFEHFTSEAIRVIMLAQEEARRLGHNFVGTEQILLGLMGEGTGVAAKVLAELGVTLKDARREVEKIIGRGSGFVPPEIPFTPKVKSLFEQSFKEAHSLGQNYINTEHLLLGLTEAGEGVAAKVLQNLGVDFKSVRSAIIRRLGENAPAFAGGGNQKRTQTLTMEEFGRNLTKLAQAGQLDPVVGREKEIERAVQILGRRTKNNPVLIGEPGVGKTAIAEGLAQRIVNQDVPETLQDKQVISLDMGSLVAGTRFRGDFEERIKKVVEEVRSVGNIILVIDEIHTLVGAGGTEGGLDAANILKPALARGELQCIGATTLDEYRKHIERDAALERRFQPIMVGEPSVEETVQILYGLRGAYEQHHKVTISDAAVVAAAKLSDRYISDRFLPDKAIDLIDEAGSRVRLRNSQSSPNKELKRELAGVTKAKEAAVRVQDFDKAGQLRDQELELTAQLQAGTSENDKSVNATVVDEEDIAQIVASWTGVPVNKLTESESELLLHLEDTLHQRLIGQEQAVTSVSRAIRRARVGLKNPNRPIASFIFSGPTGVGKTELAKALAAYFFGSEEAMIRLDMSEYMESHTVSKLIGSPPGYVGYDEGGQLTELVRRKPYSVLLFDEIEKAHPDVFNMLLQILDDGQLTDAKGRKVDFKNTLIILTSNIGSKVIEKGGSGLGFDFDTQADASYNRIRNLVNEEMKAYFRPEFLNRLDEIIVFTQLSKDEVKQIAEIMLRDVAKRLTEKGIILEVSDRFKERVVQEGYNPSYGARPLRRAIMRLLEDSLAEAMLSGEIIDGDTAVIDVDDDSQVKVQKSAKRELLLANVG
- a CDS encoding DUF3288 family protein; its protein translation is MSEAMGGKDQQHPLYNRDRPLIDILLAQQATEYNLAELARLRIRYQGFPGARDIQKDLDKVLQQWGLTEAQLFEKTRQLHDLGGIYKSRGKKDEQDWN
- a CDS encoding sensor histidine kinase, with translation MIQYIREELKNQIVRVILRTGQPGDAPEESVILNYDINDYKLKIELTRQKLITTAIAALRSYRDLITIEQQTAQLTKALHDLQQTQYSLVQQEKMSALGSLVTAIAHEINNPINFIAGNLKPAENYIQDLLGLIKLYQQTFPHPGAEIEEAIATIDLDYLQEDLPKLISSLKEGSDRIRGISTSLRTFSRGDSDRQVPFNIHEGIDSTLLILKHRLKANEHRPVIEVVKDYGVLPQIECFPGQLNQVFMNILANAIDALEEANKERSFQQIKDNPNRITIKTTLSEDRHHILIHIQDNGLGISENVKQKLFDYLFTTKPVGKGTGLGLAISRQIIEEKHSGKLTVTSELGKGTELAIAIPVLSGQ